One window from the genome of Enterobacter asburiae encodes:
- the treC gene encoding alpha,alpha-phosphotrehalase translates to MNTLPHWWQNGVIYQIYPKSFQDTTGSGTGDLRGVTQRLDYLKTLGIDAIWLTPFYISPQVDNGYDVANYTAIDPAYGTLDDFDELVARAHERGIRIVLDMVFNHTSTQHAWFRESLNKASPYRQFYIWRDGTPEQLPNNWRSKFGGNAWRWHAESEQYYLHLFAPEQADLNWENPAVRAELKKVCEFWADRGVDGLRLDVINLISKDQDFPDDNIGDGRRFYTDGPRVHEYLQEMSRDVFTPRNLMTVGEMSSTSLENCQQYASLDGSELSMTFNFHHLKVDYPGGEKWTKAKPDFVALKTLFRHWQQGMHNKAWNALFWCNHDQPRIVSRFGDEGEYRVQAAKMLGMVLHGMQGTPYIYQGEELGMTNPHFSRITDYRDVESLNMFAELRANGREPDELLAILASKSRDNGRTPMQWDASHNAGFTEGEPWIGVCDNYETVNARAALDDPDSVFYTYQSLISLRKTLPVLTWGDYEDLLPEHPSLWCYRRQWQGQTLIVAANLSHTPQEWQTDALSGQPQVLISNYPAPQTTSLRPFEAVWWLQQ, encoded by the coding sequence ATGAATACCCTTCCTCACTGGTGGCAAAACGGCGTCATCTATCAGATTTACCCAAAGAGCTTCCAGGACACCACCGGCAGCGGCACCGGCGATTTACGCGGCGTGACGCAGCGTCTGGACTACCTGAAAACCCTCGGCATCGACGCCATCTGGCTGACGCCGTTTTATATCTCCCCGCAGGTGGATAACGGCTACGACGTGGCGAATTACACCGCCATCGACCCGGCCTACGGCACGCTGGATGATTTCGACGAGCTGGTTGCCAGGGCGCACGAGCGCGGCATCCGCATTGTGCTGGACATGGTGTTTAACCACACCTCCACGCAGCACGCCTGGTTCCGCGAGTCGCTGAACAAAGCGAGCCCGTACCGCCAGTTCTACATCTGGCGCGACGGCACCCCGGAGCAGCTTCCCAACAACTGGCGATCCAAGTTTGGCGGCAACGCCTGGCGCTGGCACGCCGAGAGCGAGCAGTACTATCTGCACCTGTTTGCACCGGAGCAGGCGGATCTCAACTGGGAAAACCCGGCGGTGCGCGCCGAGCTGAAAAAGGTGTGCGAGTTCTGGGCCGATCGCGGCGTGGACGGCCTGCGTCTGGACGTGATTAACCTGATTTCAAAAGACCAGGATTTCCCGGACGACAACATCGGAGACGGCCGCCGCTTCTACACGGACGGGCCGCGCGTTCACGAGTATCTGCAGGAGATGAGCCGCGACGTCTTCACCCCGCGCAACCTGATGACGGTGGGCGAGATGTCCTCGACCTCGCTGGAGAACTGCCAGCAGTACGCGTCGCTCGACGGAAGCGAACTGTCGATGACCTTTAACTTCCACCACCTGAAGGTGGACTACCCCGGCGGCGAAAAGTGGACGAAGGCGAAGCCGGACTTCGTGGCGCTGAAAACCCTTTTCCGCCACTGGCAGCAGGGGATGCACAACAAAGCCTGGAACGCGCTTTTCTGGTGTAACCACGATCAGCCGCGCATCGTGTCGCGCTTTGGTGACGAAGGGGAATACCGCGTTCAGGCCGCGAAGATGCTCGGCATGGTGCTGCACGGCATGCAGGGCACGCCGTATATCTACCAGGGCGAAGAGCTGGGGATGACCAACCCGCACTTCAGCCGCATCACCGACTATCGCGACGTGGAAAGCCTGAACATGTTCGCGGAACTGCGGGCCAACGGCCGCGAGCCGGATGAACTGCTGGCGATTCTGGCGAGTAAGTCCCGTGATAACGGACGAACCCCAATGCAGTGGGACGCGTCGCACAATGCGGGCTTTACCGAGGGCGAGCCGTGGATTGGCGTCTGCGATAACTACGAAACCGTGAACGCCCGCGCGGCGCTCGACGACCCGGATTCGGTGTTTTACACCTACCAGTCGCTGATTAGCCTGCGCAAAACCCTGCCGGTGCTGACGTGGGGAGATTATGAAGATCTCCTGCCGGAACATCCTTCCCTGTGGTGTTACCGCCGTCAGTGGCAGGGGCAGACGCTGATAGTGGCGGCAAACCTGAGCCATACGCCTCAGGAATGGCAGACAGACGCTCTCAGCGGTCAGCCGCAGGTGCTGATAAGTAACTACCCGGCACCGCAAACGACGTCGCTCCGTCCGTTTGAAGCGGTCTGGTGGCTGCAGCAGTAA
- the mgtA gene encoding magnesium-translocating P-type ATPase, with amino-acid sequence MFKNITRQLQALLSRHLPHRLVQRDPLPNAKNMAGAAIPASLTERCLNVAAMDENEVWRAFGGHPEGLNAAEVEKIRAVHGDNQIPAQKPSPWWVHLWLCYRNPFNLLLTVLGLISYATEDLFAAGVIALMVGISTLLNFIQEARSTRAADALKAMVSNTATVSRVINDLGENAWVELPIDQLVPGDLVKLAAGDMIPADLRIIQARDLFVAQASLTGESLPVEKVARSRDPQQMNPLECDTLCFMGTTVVSGTAQAIVTATGGNTWFGQLAGRVSEQESEPNAFQKGIGRVSMLLIRFMMVMTPIVLLINGYTKGDWWEAALFALSVAVGLTPEMLPMIVTSTLARGAVKLSKQKVIVKHLDAIQNFGAMDILCTDKTGTLTQDKIVLENHTDISGKTSERVLHSAWLNSHYQTGLKNLLDVAVLEGVDEESARTLSGRWQKVDEIPFDFERRRMSVVVSEQTDVHQLICKGALQEILNVSTQVRYNGDIVPLDDTMLRRIKRVTDNLNRQGLRVVAVASKFLPAREGDYQRIDESDLILEGYIAFLDPPKETTAPALKALKASGITVKILTGDSELVAAKVCHEVGLDAGDVVVGSDIEHLSDDELARLAQRTTLFARLTPMHKERIVTLLKREGHVVGFMGDGINDAPALRAADIGISVDGAVDIAREAADIILLEKSLMVLEEGVIEGRRTFANMLKYIKMTASSNFGNVFSVLVASAFLPFLPMLPLHLLIQNLMYDVSQVAIPFDNVDDEQIQKPQHWNPADLGRFMLFFGPISSIFDILTFCLMWFVFHANTPEHQTLFQSGWFVVGLLSQTLIVHMIRTRRIPFIQSRAAWPLIVMTGIVMALGIALPFSPLASYLQLQALPLSYFPWLVAILAGYMVLTQMVKGFYARRYGWQ; translated from the coding sequence ATGTTTAAAAATATCACCCGGCAGCTGCAGGCCCTGCTGAGCCGCCACCTGCCACACCGTCTTGTTCAGCGCGACCCGCTGCCAAACGCCAAAAACATGGCGGGGGCGGCGATCCCCGCGTCTCTGACCGAACGCTGCCTGAACGTGGCGGCGATGGATGAAAACGAAGTCTGGCGCGCGTTCGGCGGACACCCGGAAGGGCTAAACGCGGCCGAAGTGGAAAAAATCCGCGCCGTGCACGGCGATAACCAGATCCCGGCGCAGAAGCCGTCTCCGTGGTGGGTACACCTGTGGCTCTGCTACCGCAACCCGTTCAACCTGCTGCTGACGGTGCTCGGCCTCATCTCTTACGCGACGGAAGATCTGTTTGCCGCAGGCGTCATTGCCCTGATGGTCGGCATCTCCACGCTGCTGAACTTCATTCAGGAAGCCCGCTCCACCAGGGCGGCGGATGCCCTGAAGGCGATGGTCAGCAACACCGCGACCGTCTCGCGCGTGATTAACGATCTCGGCGAAAACGCCTGGGTGGAGCTGCCTATCGACCAGCTGGTGCCGGGCGATCTGGTGAAGCTGGCGGCAGGGGACATGATCCCGGCGGATTTACGCATCATCCAGGCGCGGGATCTGTTCGTGGCGCAGGCCTCCCTGACCGGGGAATCCCTGCCCGTTGAAAAAGTGGCGCGCAGCCGCGACCCGCAGCAGATGAACCCGCTCGAGTGCGACACTCTGTGCTTTATGGGCACCACGGTGGTCAGCGGCACCGCGCAGGCGATTGTCACCGCCACCGGGGGCAACACCTGGTTTGGTCAGCTTGCCGGGCGCGTCAGCGAGCAGGAGAGCGAGCCGAACGCCTTCCAGAAAGGGATTGGCCGCGTCAGCATGCTGCTGATCCGCTTTATGATGGTGATGACGCCGATCGTGCTGCTGATCAACGGCTACACCAAAGGCGACTGGTGGGAAGCGGCGCTGTTCGCGCTCTCCGTGGCCGTTGGCCTGACGCCGGAAATGCTGCCGATGATCGTCACCTCCACGCTGGCGCGCGGGGCGGTGAAGCTCTCTAAGCAGAAAGTGATCGTCAAACACCTCGACGCCATTCAGAACTTTGGCGCGATGGACATCCTCTGCACCGATAAAACCGGCACCCTGACGCAGGATAAAATCGTGCTGGAGAACCACACCGATATCTCCGGCAAAACCAGTGAGCGCGTCCTGCACAGCGCGTGGCTGAACAGCCATTACCAGACCGGGCTGAAAAACCTGCTCGACGTTGCGGTGCTGGAAGGGGTAGACGAAGAGTCCGCCCGCACGCTCTCCGGCCGCTGGCAGAAGGTGGATGAGATCCCGTTTGACTTCGAGCGCCGCCGCATGTCGGTGGTGGTGAGCGAGCAGACGGACGTCCACCAGCTGATCTGCAAAGGCGCGCTGCAGGAGATCCTCAACGTGTCGACGCAGGTTCGCTATAACGGCGACATCGTGCCGCTGGACGACACCATGCTGCGCCGCATCAAGCGCGTCACCGACAACCTGAACCGTCAGGGGCTGCGCGTCGTGGCGGTCGCGAGCAAGTTCCTGCCCGCGCGCGAGGGTGACTATCAGCGTATCGACGAATCCGATCTGATCCTTGAGGGTTACATCGCATTCCTCGATCCGCCGAAAGAGACCACCGCACCGGCGCTGAAGGCGCTGAAGGCGAGCGGCATCACGGTCAAAATCCTCACCGGCGACAGCGAGCTGGTGGCGGCCAAAGTGTGCCATGAAGTGGGGCTGGACGCGGGCGACGTGGTGGTGGGGAGCGATATTGAACATCTCTCTGATGACGAGCTGGCTAGGCTTGCCCAGCGTACCACGCTGTTTGCCCGCCTGACGCCGATGCACAAAGAGCGCATTGTCACTCTGCTCAAGCGCGAAGGGCACGTGGTGGGCTTTATGGGCGACGGCATCAACGACGCGCCCGCGCTGCGTGCGGCGGACATCGGTATCTCCGTGGACGGTGCGGTGGATATCGCCCGCGAAGCGGCGGATATTATCCTGCTGGAAAAGAGCCTGATGGTGCTGGAGGAGGGCGTGATCGAAGGTCGCCGTACCTTTGCCAACATGCTCAAGTACATCAAAATGACCGCCAGCTCCAACTTCGGTAACGTCTTTAGCGTGCTGGTGGCGAGCGCGTTTCTGCCGTTCCTGCCGATGCTGCCGCTGCATCTGCTGATCCAGAACCTGATGTACGACGTGTCTCAGGTGGCGATCCCGTTTGATAACGTAGACGACGAGCAGATCCAGAAGCCGCAGCACTGGAACCCGGCGGATCTGGGGCGCTTTATGCTGTTCTTTGGCCCGATCAGCTCCATCTTTGACATCCTGACCTTCTGCCTGATGTGGTTCGTGTTCCACGCCAACACCCCGGAACATCAGACGCTGTTCCAGTCCGGCTGGTTCGTGGTAGGTCTGCTGTCGCAGACGCTGATTGTGCATATGATCCGCACCCGCCGCATTCCGTTCATCCAGAGCCGTGCCGCGTGGCCGCTGATTGTGATGACGGGGATTGTGATGGCGCTCGGCATCGCGCTGCCGTTCTCGCCGCTGGCGAGCTACCTGCAGCTCCAGGCGCTGCCGCTGAGCTACTTCCCGTGGCTGGTGGCGATCCTCGCGGGCTATATGGTGCTGACGCAGATGGTGAAAGGGTTTTATGCGCGTCGGTACGGGTGGCAGTAA
- the treR gene encoding trehalose operon repressor TreR, with translation MQNRLTIKDIARLSGVGKSTVSRVLNNESGVSERTRERVEAVMNQHGFSPSRSARAMRGQSDKVVAIIVSRLDSLSENLAVQTMLPAFYEQGYDPIMMESQFSVQLVEEHLGMLQRRNIDGVVLFGFTGIKDEMLKPWQPSLVLLARDAHGFASVCYDDEGAIITLMQRLFDEGHRHISFLGVPHADVTTGKRRHEAYLAFCKSHNLSAVASLPGLGMKQGYEQVASVLTPQTTALVCATDTLALGASKYLQEQRIDNLQVASVGSTPLMKFLHPEIITVDPGYAESGRQAAAQLIEQINGRSEPRQIVIPARLS, from the coding sequence ATGCAGAACCGCCTAACGATTAAAGACATCGCACGTTTAAGCGGCGTGGGGAAATCGACCGTCTCACGCGTGCTGAACAACGAAAGCGGCGTCAGCGAACGCACCCGCGAGCGCGTTGAGGCGGTCATGAATCAGCACGGTTTTTCCCCTTCCCGCTCCGCGCGCGCCATGCGCGGGCAGAGTGACAAAGTCGTCGCCATTATTGTCTCGCGTCTGGACTCTCTGTCTGAAAACCTCGCCGTGCAGACCATGCTGCCCGCCTTCTACGAGCAGGGGTATGATCCGATCATGATGGAGAGTCAGTTCTCAGTACAGTTGGTTGAAGAGCATCTGGGCATGCTCCAGCGGCGCAACATTGATGGCGTGGTGCTGTTCGGTTTTACCGGCATTAAAGACGAGATGCTGAAACCCTGGCAGCCTTCGCTGGTGCTGCTGGCGCGCGATGCCCACGGCTTTGCCTCCGTCTGCTATGACGACGAGGGCGCGATCATCACCCTGATGCAGCGACTGTTTGACGAAGGCCATCGCCACATCAGCTTCCTCGGGGTACCGCACGCGGACGTCACCACCGGCAAGCGCCGTCACGAGGCCTACCTGGCCTTTTGCAAAAGCCACAATCTCTCCGCCGTGGCCTCACTGCCGGGGCTGGGCATGAAGCAGGGCTACGAGCAGGTCGCCAGCGTCCTGACGCCGCAGACCACCGCGCTGGTGTGCGCCACGGATACCCTTGCGCTGGGTGCCAGCAAATATCTGCAGGAGCAGCGCATCGATAACCTGCAGGTGGCGAGCGTCGGCAGCACGCCGCTGATGAAGTTCCTGCACCCGGAGATCATCACCGTCGACCCGGGCTACGCCGAGTCCGGCAGACAGGCCGCCGCGCAGCTGATCGAGCAGATCAACGGGCGTTCAGAGCCCCGTCAGATCGTTATTCCTGCTCGCCTTTCTTAG
- a CDS encoding Hcp family type VI secretion system effector encodes MSTPAHLWLEDENGSPVVGSCIMPLRLGSIELKSFSHGVTIPVDPNLGKLTGTRVHRPITIIKEFDQTTPLLYRAVCEGRTMKKATIKMYRILEAGIEAEYFNIILENVKFTTVAPYLSPVGMSSTHLETLELRYEAITWKYTEGNIVYRDSWNDLCCR; translated from the coding sequence ATGTCTACTCCCGCACATTTGTGGCTTGAAGATGAGAACGGCTCACCGGTAGTGGGTAGCTGTATAATGCCACTTCGCCTGGGCTCTATTGAGTTAAAATCATTTTCTCATGGTGTGACTATTCCGGTTGACCCAAACTTGGGGAAACTCACCGGTACGCGCGTTCATCGACCTATCACAATAATCAAAGAATTCGATCAAACAACGCCACTTTTATATCGTGCGGTGTGTGAAGGGCGAACCATGAAGAAAGCGACAATTAAAATGTACCGTATTCTGGAGGCAGGAATTGAGGCCGAGTATTTCAATATCATTCTGGAAAACGTCAAGTTCACAACGGTAGCGCCATACCTTTCTCCTGTCGGGATGAGTAGTACCCATCTTGAAACGCTTGAACTGCGTTATGAAGCGATTACCTGGAAGTACACGGAAGGCAATATTGTCTACCGTGATTCCTGGAACGATCTCTGTTGCAGATGA
- the treB gene encoding PTS trehalose transporter subunit IIBC — translation MSKVKQADIDQLIVLVGGRENIATVSHCITRLRFVLNDPAKANPKAIEELSMVKGCFTNAGQFQVVIGTEVGDYYQALLATTGHSSADKEQAKKAARQNMKWHEQLISHFAEIFFPLLPALISGGLILGFRNVIGDVPMSDGKTLAQMYPALQSIYDFLWLIGEAIFFYLPVGICWSAVRKMGGTPILGIVLGVTLVSPQLMNAYLLGQQVPEVWNFGLFTIAKVGYQAQVIPALLAGLALGFIETRLKRIVPDYLYLVVVPVCSLILAVFLAHAFIGPFGRMIGDGVAFAVRHLMTGSFAPVGAALFGFLYAPLVITGVHQTTLAIDMQMIQSLGGTPVWPIIALSNIAQASAVTGIIIVSRKHNEREISVPAAISAYLGVTEPAMYGINLKYRFPMLCAMIGSGLAGLVCGLNGVMANGIGVGGLPGILSIQPAYWQVFALAMAIAIIVPMALTTVVYQRKFRQGSLQIV, via the coding sequence ATGAGTAAAGTCAAACAAGCAGATATTGATCAGTTGATCGTCCTGGTCGGCGGCCGCGAGAACATCGCCACCGTCAGCCATTGCATTACCCGCCTGCGCTTCGTGCTGAACGATCCGGCCAAAGCCAATCCGAAGGCCATTGAAGAACTTTCCATGGTCAAAGGCTGCTTCACCAACGCCGGGCAGTTCCAGGTCGTTATTGGTACCGAAGTGGGCGATTACTATCAGGCTCTGCTGGCAACCACCGGGCACTCCTCCGCCGATAAAGAGCAGGCGAAGAAGGCCGCGCGCCAGAACATGAAGTGGCACGAGCAGCTAATTTCCCACTTCGCGGAGATTTTCTTCCCGCTGCTGCCGGCGCTGATCAGCGGGGGCTTAATTTTAGGCTTCCGTAACGTCATCGGCGATGTGCCGATGAGCGACGGCAAAACGCTGGCGCAGATGTACCCGGCGCTGCAAAGCATCTACGACTTCCTGTGGCTGATTGGCGAAGCCATCTTCTTCTATCTGCCGGTCGGGATTTGCTGGTCCGCGGTGCGCAAAATGGGCGGCACGCCGATTCTCGGTATCGTGCTGGGCGTCACGCTGGTCTCTCCACAGTTAATGAACGCTTACTTACTTGGTCAGCAGGTGCCTGAGGTGTGGAACTTCGGTCTGTTTACCATCGCCAAAGTGGGCTATCAGGCGCAGGTTATCCCGGCATTGCTGGCCGGTCTGGCGCTCGGCTTTATTGAAACGCGCCTGAAGCGCATCGTGCCGGATTACCTCTACCTGGTGGTGGTGCCGGTCTGCTCGCTGATTCTTGCCGTGTTCCTGGCGCACGCCTTTATCGGTCCGTTTGGCCGCATGATCGGCGACGGCGTGGCCTTCGCGGTGCGCCACCTGATGACCGGCAGCTTCGCGCCAGTCGGTGCCGCGCTGTTTGGCTTCCTGTACGCCCCGCTGGTCATCACCGGCGTGCACCAGACCACGCTGGCTATCGACATGCAGATGATTCAAAGCCTCGGCGGCACGCCGGTCTGGCCGATTATCGCCCTGTCTAACATTGCGCAGGCATCGGCGGTGACCGGCATCATCATCGTCAGCCGTAAGCACAACGAGCGTGAGATCTCCGTTCCGGCAGCCATCTCTGCCTACCTCGGCGTCACCGAACCGGCGATGTACGGTATCAACCTGAAATACCGCTTCCCGATGCTCTGCGCGATGATCGGTTCCGGTCTGGCGGGCCTGGTGTGCGGTCTGAACGGCGTGATGGCGAACGGGATTGGCGTCGGCGGCCTGCCGGGCATCCTCTCCATCCAGCCCGCTTACTGGCAGGTGTTTGCCCTGGCGATGGCCATCGCGATTATCGTCCCAATGGCGCTCACCACCGTGGTTTACCAGCGCAAGTTCCGTCAGGGCTCGCTGCAGATTGTTTAA
- a CDS encoding beta-N-acetylhexosaminidase: MLRYSLLTAGLMLGASAFAAPAGDLPLMPWPAKVERPTTQGALVLNDKISVSVSGDDLGDAVNRLRQRIALQTGWTLQPQAEKPDKPTIRIAIAKKVKPQPLPDSDESYKLTVDANGVDISANTRFGALRAMETLLQLMQNGAENTSLPWVTIEDSPRFPWRGLLLDSARHFIPLPDIKRQIDGMAAAKLNVLHWHLTDDQGWRFSSKRYPKLTQLASDGLFYTPEQMREVVRYATERGIRVVPEIDMPGHASAIAVAYPELMSAPGPYAMERHWGVLKPVLDPTKDATYAFADAMVSELAAIFPDPYLHIGGDEVDDSQWKANAAIQNFMRDNRLADSHALQAYFNRRLETILEKHRRQMVGWDEIYHPDLPKSILIQSWQGQDALGQVAQNGYKGILSTGFYLDQPQSTAYHYRNEIVPQGLNGVDVIADTDSAQSWAFTMPRLKGKPVEGSFTLVKGDAGWRGFIDFAGKSRRAVQDIEWRDDNQVTFTVDTWMGETRPVVSVDNDKLTGYFLVGNTRYPISGTRLDEVPKGIPPVVPDVANQANLLGGEAALWAENVVAPVLDIRLWPRAFAVAERLWSAKDVSDVDNMYTRLQAMDSWSTVSVGLQQHTQQQVQFTRLANNADTLPLQILAQAVEPAQYYTRQHLKFQAGNYHQFEPLNRFADALNAESATVRQMNKWADRLVSDAEDTESADALRHVFNRWQSNTSDALALSENSYQLKAMKPVIQEVDKLASIGLRLTDLVARQGTLDDKEIASIQSELDNAAKVQDEVVIAAVYPLETLLRATRNQ, encoded by the coding sequence ATGTTACGGTACAGTCTCTTAACCGCCGGGCTGATGCTCGGCGCCTCTGCCTTTGCCGCTCCGGCAGGCGATCTCCCTTTGATGCCCTGGCCTGCGAAGGTTGAACGCCCGACAACCCAGGGCGCGCTGGTGCTTAACGATAAAATCTCCGTCAGCGTCAGCGGCGACGATCTCGGCGACGCCGTCAACCGGCTGCGCCAGCGCATTGCCCTGCAAACCGGCTGGACGCTGCAGCCGCAGGCTGAAAAGCCAGACAAACCGACCATCCGCATCGCCATCGCCAAAAAGGTCAAGCCGCAGCCGCTGCCGGACAGCGATGAAAGCTATAAGCTCACGGTGGACGCCAACGGCGTCGATATCTCCGCCAACACCCGCTTCGGCGCGCTGCGCGCCATGGAAACCCTGCTCCAGCTGATGCAGAACGGAGCGGAAAACACCTCGCTGCCGTGGGTCACCATTGAAGATTCGCCGCGCTTCCCGTGGCGTGGGCTGCTGCTGGACTCGGCGCGCCACTTTATCCCGCTGCCGGATATCAAACGTCAAATCGACGGCATGGCCGCGGCGAAGCTCAACGTTCTGCACTGGCACCTGACCGACGATCAGGGCTGGCGCTTCAGCTCGAAGCGCTACCCTAAGCTGACGCAGCTTGCCAGCGACGGGCTGTTCTACACGCCGGAGCAGATGCGTGAGGTGGTGCGTTACGCTACCGAGCGCGGCATTCGCGTGGTGCCTGAAATTGACATGCCGGGCCACGCCTCGGCGATTGCCGTGGCCTATCCGGAGCTGATGAGCGCCCCGGGGCCGTACGCTATGGAGCGCCACTGGGGCGTGCTGAAGCCGGTGCTGGATCCGACAAAAGACGCAACCTATGCCTTTGCCGACGCGATGGTCAGCGAACTGGCGGCGATCTTCCCCGATCCGTATCTGCACATCGGCGGTGACGAGGTGGACGACAGCCAGTGGAAAGCGAACGCCGCGATCCAGAATTTCATGCGCGACAACAGGCTGGCGGACAGCCACGCGCTGCAGGCGTATTTCAACCGCAGGCTGGAGACGATCCTCGAGAAACACCGCCGGCAGATGGTCGGCTGGGACGAGATCTACCATCCCGACCTGCCGAAAAGCATTCTGATCCAGTCCTGGCAGGGGCAGGACGCGCTGGGGCAGGTCGCGCAGAACGGCTACAAAGGGATTCTCTCGACGGGCTTCTATCTCGACCAGCCCCAGTCCACCGCCTATCACTATCGCAACGAAATTGTCCCGCAGGGGCTGAACGGCGTGGATGTGATTGCAGACACCGACAGCGCCCAGAGCTGGGCCTTCACCATGCCGCGCCTGAAGGGCAAGCCGGTGGAGGGGAGCTTCACGCTGGTGAAAGGGGATGCTGGCTGGCGTGGATTTATTGATTTTGCCGGAAAATCCCGCCGTGCGGTGCAGGATATTGAATGGCGCGACGACAATCAGGTCACGTTTACCGTCGACACCTGGATGGGCGAAACGCGACCGGTGGTCTCCGTCGATAATGACAAACTCACCGGCTATTTCCTGGTGGGGAACACGCGCTACCCAATCAGCGGCACGCGTCTGGACGAGGTGCCGAAAGGCATTCCGCCGGTCGTGCCGGACGTGGCGAATCAGGCCAACCTGCTCGGCGGTGAAGCCGCGCTGTGGGCGGAGAACGTGGTGGCGCCGGTGCTGGATATCCGCCTGTGGCCGCGCGCCTTTGCGGTGGCGGAGCGGCTGTGGTCGGCGAAGGACGTCAGCGACGTCGACAACATGTACACCCGCCTGCAGGCGATGGACAGCTGGTCGACGGTGTCTGTCGGGCTGCAGCAGCATACCCAGCAGCAGGTGCAGTTCACGCGCCTGGCGAACAATGCCGATACCCTGCCGCTGCAAATCCTCGCGCAGGCGGTAGAGCCCGCGCAGTATTACACCCGTCAGCACCTGAAGTTCCAGGCCGGAAACTACCATCAGTTTGAACCGCTCAACCGCTTCGCGGATGCGCTGAACGCCGAAAGCGCCACCGTGCGCCAGATGAATAAATGGGCGGACCGCCTGGTAAGCGACGCGGAAGACACGGAAAGCGCCGACGCGCTGCGCCACGTCTTTAACCGCTGGCAGAGCAACACCAGCGACGCGCTGGCGCTAAGCGAAAACAGCTATCAGCTGAAGGCCATGAAGCCGGTGATTCAGGAGGTGGATAAGCTGGCCTCGATTGGCCTGAGGCTGACGGATCTGGTGGCGCGCCAGGGCACGCTGGATGATAAAGAGATTGCGTCGATTCAGAGCGAGCTGGATAACGCGGCGAAGGTTCAGGACGAGGTGGTGATTGCGGCGGTGTATCCGCTGGAGACGCTGCTGCGAGCGACGCGGAATCAGTAG